Proteins encoded by one window of Bacteroidota bacterium:
- a CDS encoding sulfatase-like hydrolase/transferase — protein sequence MNRKILLLLCCILGAAIMFSQTGEPKPNIILIVFDDLNDYVEGYGGHPQVETPNLFALQQKGTTFLNAFTASTLCVPSRTAFLVGKNPDYTGIYKNEDYVSNAFRENFPPDKYLVTLPEWLKDSAGYFTYNIDKIFHCDTCDQQHPDFDDITMDPCSRSLSWNKQTNSGYDVTVPPEDKFQGVENLKWGAIDSANVITMADFRTADTAKNFIDAYANDPSQFCNKPFFLAIGIRKPHSNLFVPEQYFKEDYISDFYAEPYNIPYNYPENSEPANGVVMPPQPDTMWSDYDKLPYLSKFMVGQAIHNDFITWPVDSLSPLPEIITGISDSERISILSESKRANAVLAYLAAIKFADEQIGKILNQLELHPELYNNTVIVITSDHGFSLGEKKVWGKAKLWETNIRIPLIVADLRNVQMKTCNKAVGLLDLFPTFCDLAAVEYPIMPGGSNYFDGRSLLPLLNDPDTIWEHPVLTQILSSNLNCFPQNSVRTERWHLINYTSNNEDGIGTCDSSVAFQEAELYEIGINRNIDPEEWNNLAEETDYFPVKHYLQQFLPDSSLYGVQPFKVIVESQIPDCLQNENAIIVLESTLYSDKGELITLEDLNDYSFNWTNNLTNESFSGSQYFFDISSIDTEDFYSQDKIIFYIEVKNINTGKLAAFEVQYIDIYPPIVEPVATFNLNTDNLTVNVSDYILNGVYTSSYWDFGDGETSMEFIPSPHTYSETGEYVMTNFIQFANNCEVQYNKVIFVNESFEQQNNLLHFEIFPNPAYQQINIIFSTPLQNAVIKIGNITGQYCYNYTIENNNSNILTFDVTNFVKGIYFIEVLSDGEMEVKMFERM from the coding sequence ATGAACCGAAAAATTTTACTCCTGCTGTGTTGCATTTTAGGTGCAGCTATAATGTTTTCGCAAACCGGAGAGCCGAAACCGAATATTATACTTATTGTTTTTGATGATCTCAATGATTATGTGGAAGGTTATGGTGGGCATCCACAGGTGGAAACTCCTAATTTATTTGCACTTCAACAAAAGGGAACTACTTTTTTAAACGCATTTACGGCTTCCACATTATGTGTTCCTTCCAGAACCGCTTTTTTGGTTGGGAAAAATCCGGATTATACCGGCATTTATAAAAATGAGGATTATGTAAGTAATGCATTCCGGGAAAATTTTCCTCCAGACAAATATCTGGTCACCCTGCCGGAGTGGTTAAAAGATTCCGCAGGATATTTTACATATAATATTGATAAAATATTTCATTGTGATACTTGTGATCAACAGCATCCCGATTTTGATGACATAACAATGGATCCTTGTTCACGATCTCTTTCATGGAACAAACAAACAAACTCCGGTTATGACGTAACTGTTCCACCGGAAGATAAATTTCAAGGAGTGGAAAATTTAAAATGGGGTGCAATAGATAGTGCGAATGTAATTACTATGGCAGATTTCAGAACTGCAGATACAGCCAAAAATTTTATTGATGCCTACGCAAACGACCCTTCACAATTTTGTAATAAACCGTTTTTTCTTGCCATTGGAATCAGAAAACCACATAGCAATTTATTTGTCCCGGAACAATATTTTAAGGAAGATTATATCTCCGATTTTTATGCTGAACCATATAATATACCCTACAATTACCCTGAAAATTCTGAACCAGCAAATGGTGTTGTAATGCCACCACAGCCTGATACAATGTGGAGTGATTATGACAAACTCCCTTATCTATCAAAATTTATGGTGGGGCAAGCGATACATAATGATTTTATTACCTGGCCGGTTGATTCTTTATCACCACTTCCTGAAATTATAACAGGTATTTCCGACAGCGAAAGAATTAGTATTTTATCGGAATCAAAAAGAGCAAATGCTGTGCTTGCATATTTAGCTGCAATTAAATTTGCGGATGAACAAATTGGAAAAATTTTAAACCAATTGGAGTTGCATCCTGAATTATACAACAATACTGTAATAGTAATTACCAGCGATCATGGATTTAGTCTCGGGGAGAAAAAAGTGTGGGGGAAAGCCAAACTTTGGGAAACAAATATTAGAATTCCATTAATAGTTGCTGATCTTAGAAATGTTCAAATGAAAACCTGTAATAAGGCTGTTGGATTACTGGATTTATTTCCAACTTTTTGTGATCTGGCAGCAGTGGAATATCCAATAATGCCGGGTGGATCAAACTACTTTGATGGAAGAAGTTTGCTGCCCCTTTTAAATGATCCTGATACAATTTGGGAGCACCCCGTATTAACACAAATTTTATCCAGTAATTTGAATTGTTTCCCGCAAAACTCTGTGCGAACTGAACGTTGGCATTTAATTAATTATACATCCAACAACGAAGATGGAATTGGCACTTGCGACAGTAGTGTAGCTTTTCAGGAAGCAGAATTATATGAGATTGGAATAAATAGAAATATTGATCCGGAAGAATGGAATAATCTTGCAGAAGAAACGGATTATTTTCCTGTTAAACATTATTTACAGCAATTTTTACCGGATAGTAGTTTATATGGAGTACAGCCATTCAAAGTTATTGTTGAATCTCAAATTCCCGATTGTCTGCAAAACGAAAATGCTATCATAGTATTGGAATCAACTTTATACTCTGATAAAGGCGAATTAATTACCTTGGAAGATTTAAATGATTATTCTTTTAACTGGACGAATAATTTAACTAATGAGTCCTTTTCCGGTTCACAGTATTTCTTTGATATTTCATCCATAGATACAGAAGATTTTTATTCACAAGACAAAATTATTTTTTATATAGAAGTAAAGAATATTAATACTGGTAAGCTGGCTGCGTTTGAAGTGCAATATATTGATATTTATCCGCCCATTGTTGAACCGGTTGCGACTTTTAATTTAAATACCGATAATTTGACCGTGAATGTTTCTGACTATATTTTAAATGGAGTATATACAAGTTCCTATTGGGATTTTGGGGATGGGGAAACATCCATGGAGTTTATCCCGTCACCACATACCTACTCAGAGACCGGCGAATATGTAATGACAAATTTTATTCAATTTGCAAATAATTGCGAGGTGCAATATAACAAAGTGATCTTTGTAAACGAATCATTTGAACAACAAAATAATCTCTTGCATTTTGAAATATTTCCCAATCCGGCATACCAACAAATAAATATTATTTTTTCTACTCCTTTACAAAATGCAGTTATTAAAATAGGAAATATTACAGGACAATATTGTTATAACTACACCATTGAAAACAATAACAGCAATATTTTAACCTTTGACGTAACAAATTTTGTAAAAGGAATTTATTTTATTGAAGTGTTAAGTGATGGGGAAATGGAGGTGAAAATGTTTGAACGGATGTAA
- a CDS encoding ABC-F family ATP-binding cassette domain-containing protein, with the protein MNYLLVEALSKTYDTKVLFENISFGINRGQKVALVAKNGAGKTSLMKIIMGKEIADSGKFTLRKGITTGYLEQDPDLDESHTILENLLSGDSPIIKAITDYEEALIAQHHEYNDATALQLENAHEQMTILEAWDYELKIKQILSQLKITDLEQPVNTLSGGQKKRIALSKLLILEPDFIIMDEPTNHLDIEMIEWLEEYLTTKNMTILLVTHDRYFLDRVCNQIIELEDGKLYQYNGNFSLFVEKKANREIAEASELDKIKNTYRRELEWVRRMPKARTTKSKSRLDSFEDIAEKATAKKNTDQLKLDVKMTRMGGKILEMIKVSKSFGDLTIVKNFTYLFKKYDKIGIIGKNGVGKTTFLNMIMELEKPDAGKIQTGETIVYGYYSQDGIQLKEEKRVLDVVKDIAEFIPLADGSKLSASQLLTRFQFAPETQYAFVSKLSGGEKRRLYLMTILIKNPNFLILDEPTNDLDILTLGILEDFLAEFQGCILIVSHDRYFMDKLVDHVFVFEGDGIIRDFPGNYSDYRERLELEKQEAKNLKSEPVKSIPTNNSSNGTNKEKVHAKQEIKKEKSKLSFKEKFEFDQLAKEIAQLEILKKQNEDKLNNPDLHHDEIYQISQELMKTIESLDEKSMRWLELSDM; encoded by the coding sequence GTGAATTATCTTTTAGTTGAGGCACTTTCGAAGACTTACGATACAAAAGTGCTGTTTGAAAATATCTCTTTCGGTATAAACAGAGGTCAAAAAGTTGCACTGGTTGCAAAAAACGGCGCGGGTAAAACTTCGCTCATGAAAATAATTATGGGTAAGGAAATTGCCGATTCCGGGAAATTTACCCTTCGCAAGGGCATAACAACCGGATATCTGGAGCAAGATCCCGACCTTGATGAGTCGCATACTATTCTCGAAAATTTGTTGAGCGGAGATTCTCCTATTATTAAGGCTATAACTGATTATGAAGAAGCCTTAATTGCGCAGCATCATGAATATAACGATGCAACTGCCTTGCAATTAGAGAATGCTCACGAACAAATGACCATTCTGGAGGCCTGGGATTATGAATTGAAAATAAAACAAATTCTTTCCCAATTAAAAATTACAGACCTGGAGCAACCGGTAAATACTTTAAGCGGAGGACAAAAAAAACGTATAGCCTTATCAAAGTTATTAATTCTCGAACCTGATTTTATTATCATGGATGAGCCCACAAATCATTTGGATATTGAAATGATAGAATGGCTGGAGGAATATCTCACCACTAAAAATATGACCATTTTATTGGTTACGCATGATAGGTATTTCCTTGACAGAGTATGTAATCAGATTATTGAATTGGAAGATGGAAAATTATATCAGTACAACGGAAATTTTTCTTTATTTGTAGAAAAAAAAGCTAACAGAGAAATTGCGGAAGCGAGTGAACTTGATAAAATAAAAAATACTTACCGTCGCGAATTGGAATGGGTGCGCAGAATGCCAAAAGCCAGAACAACAAAAAGTAAATCGCGTTTGGATTCTTTTGAAGATATTGCAGAAAAAGCTACGGCAAAGAAAAATACCGATCAACTTAAACTCGATGTTAAAATGACCCGTATGGGTGGTAAGATATTAGAAATGATAAAAGTTTCTAAATCTTTTGGGGATCTAACTATCGTTAAAAATTTTACTTACCTATTTAAGAAGTATGATAAAATTGGTATCATAGGTAAAAATGGTGTTGGAAAAACAACCTTTTTAAATATGATAATGGAATTGGAAAAACCGGATGCCGGAAAGATACAAACGGGTGAAACCATTGTCTATGGCTACTATTCGCAAGATGGAATACAATTAAAAGAAGAAAAAAGAGTATTGGATGTGGTGAAGGATATTGCTGAATTTATTCCGTTGGCCGATGGTTCCAAACTCAGTGCATCTCAATTATTAACACGTTTTCAATTTGCACCGGAAACACAATATGCATTTGTAAGTAAATTAAGCGGAGGAGAAAAACGTCGTCTGTATTTAATGACCATATTAATTAAAAATCCTAATTTTTTAATTTTAGATGAACCTACAAATGATCTCGATATTTTAACTCTCGGAATTTTAGAAGATTTTTTAGCGGAATTTCAAGGTTGTATATTAATTGTGTCCCATGATAGATATTTCATGGATAAATTGGTTGATCACGTTTTTGTTTTTGAAGGAGATGGAATTATTCGTGATTTTCCGGGAAATTATTCCGATTACAGAGAACGTTTGGAATTAGAAAAACAAGAAGCAAAAAATCTAAAATCAGAGCCCGTTAAATCTATCCCGACAAATAATTCTTCCAATGGAACCAATAAAGAAAAGGTCCATGCAAAACAGGAAATTAAAAAAGAAAAATCTAAACTCAGCTTTAAAGAAAAATTTGAATTCGACCAGTTGGCTAAAGAAATAGCTCAGTTAGAAATTCTCAAAAAACAAAACGAAGACAAACTCAACAATCCCGATTTACATCACGATGAGATATATCAAATTTCACAGGAATTGATGAAAACAATTGAAAGTTTAGATGAGAAGAGCATGCGTTGGTTGGAGTTGAGCGACATGTAG
- a CDS encoding bifunctional (p)ppGpp synthetase/guanosine-3',5'-bis(diphosphate) 3'-pyrophosphohydrolase, with protein METLDPIVVEKEKKLIVKEYRNLLRGLKNNMTAGERNQIRLAFEMAVDAHKNMRRKSGEPYIIHPLKVSQIVVNEMGLGATAAICALLHDVVEDTELTLDDIKREFGIKVARIIDGLTKVSGVFDLTSSIQAENFKKLLLTLADDVRVILIKIADRLHNMRTMDSMPRKKQLKIASETLYLYAPLAHRLGFYAIKSELEDLGMKYQESEAYKDIARKLADTKRERTRYMNEFMKPIRDRLEKEGFAFEMYGRPKSIYSIYNKIKNKGVVFDEVYDLFAIRVILNSPVEIEKSDCWKVYSMVTELYHPNPDRLRDWISTPKANGYESLHTTVMGPKGRWVEVQIRTKRMDEIAEKGFAAHWKYKEGSNDKALDNWLREIRELLRNPEFNALEFLDDFRLNLFSKEIYVFTPKGDLKILPQGATALDFAFEIHTDVGYHCIGAKVNHRLIPISHILSNGDQVEIIASKKQKPNEDWLNFLITSRARSKVKTALKEEKRAIALEGKGVLEKRMKAIKAQFNDRNIQVLMEYYHQPTSMELYYRIAMKDISLKELKDFTLHIGKLVPPAVDKEAPVDYERMEKIATSNAELLIFDNAMDNIAYSLAKCCNPIVGDDVFGFVSINEGIKIHKTNCPNATELMSKFGYRIVKTRWTQQKDIAFLTGIKVTGLDDVGLVNKVTHIISGDMKLNMQSLVMDAKEGLFEGTIKTFVKNTEQLETLLRKLRAMKGVISVTRLEN; from the coding sequence ATGGAAACATTAGACCCGATAGTTGTAGAAAAAGAAAAGAAACTCATTGTTAAAGAGTATCGGAATCTGTTGCGCGGATTAAAGAATAACATGACCGCGGGTGAACGGAACCAGATACGTCTTGCATTTGAGATGGCTGTGGATGCGCATAAAAATATGCGCAGAAAAAGTGGTGAACCCTATATTATTCACCCTTTAAAAGTTTCACAAATTGTAGTGAATGAAATGGGATTGGGTGCAACTGCTGCTATTTGTGCTTTGTTGCACGATGTGGTGGAGGATACTGAACTCACACTGGATGATATCAAAAGGGAATTCGGAATTAAGGTTGCAAGAATAATTGATGGTCTGACAAAAGTTTCCGGAGTATTTGATCTTACGAGTTCTATTCAGGCAGAAAATTTTAAAAAATTATTACTGACACTCGCTGATGATGTGCGTGTTATTCTTATAAAAATTGCCGATCGTTTGCATAATATGCGAACGATGGATAGTATGCCGCGCAAGAAACAATTAAAGATCGCATCGGAGACTTTATATTTATATGCACCTCTTGCGCATCGACTCGGATTTTATGCGATAAAAAGTGAATTGGAAGATCTTGGTATGAAATACCAGGAGAGTGAAGCTTATAAAGATATTGCACGTAAACTTGCGGATACAAAACGTGAACGCACACGTTACATGAATGAATTCATGAAACCTATTCGCGACCGTTTGGAAAAAGAAGGATTTGCTTTTGAAATGTACGGGCGACCGAAAAGTATTTATTCCATTTATAATAAGATAAAAAATAAGGGAGTTGTTTTTGATGAGGTGTATGATCTTTTCGCAATTCGTGTAATATTAAATTCTCCCGTTGAAATTGAAAAATCGGATTGCTGGAAAGTATATTCCATGGTTACGGAATTATATCATCCGAATCCCGACAGATTACGCGATTGGATATCAACACCGAAGGCGAATGGATATGAAAGTTTGCATACCACAGTAATGGGTCCGAAGGGAAGATGGGTAGAAGTGCAAATTCGCACAAAACGAATGGATGAAATTGCCGAAAAAGGATTTGCCGCACATTGGAAATATAAAGAAGGTTCAAATGATAAAGCACTGGATAATTGGTTGCGGGAAATAAGGGAATTATTGCGCAATCCGGAATTTAATGCATTGGAATTTTTAGATGATTTCCGATTGAATTTATTCTCCAAAGAAATATATGTTTTTACCCCAAAAGGAGATCTGAAAATTTTACCGCAAGGTGCAACAGCGTTGGATTTCGCTTTTGAGATACACACAGATGTTGGATATCATTGTATTGGTGCAAAAGTGAATCACCGATTAATTCCGATCAGCCATATTTTAAGTAATGGAGATCAGGTGGAAATTATTGCATCAAAAAAACAAAAACCGAATGAGGATTGGTTGAATTTTTTAATTACCTCACGTGCCAGAAGTAAAGTAAAAACAGCGCTTAAGGAAGAAAAACGTGCAATTGCTTTAGAAGGAAAAGGTGTGTTGGAAAAACGCATGAAAGCAATTAAAGCGCAATTCAACGATCGCAATATTCAGGTGTTGATGGAATATTATCATCAGCCTACAAGTATGGAATTATATTATCGCATTGCGATGAAAGATATTTCACTCAAAGAACTAAAAGATTTTACTTTACACATTGGAAAACTTGTTCCTCCCGCAGTTGATAAAGAGGCTCCTGTGGATTATGAACGCATGGAGAAAATAGCAACTTCTAATGCCGAATTATTAATTTTTGATAACGCAATGGATAATATTGCCTATTCATTGGCTAAATGTTGTAATCCAATTGTTGGTGATGATGTGTTTGGATTTGTTTCCATTAATGAAGGAATTAAAATTCACAAAACAAATTGTCCGAATGCTACAGAACTGATGAGTAAATTCGGATACAGAATTGTAAAAACGCGCTGGACACAACAAAAGGATATCGCCTTTTTAACAGGGATAAAAGTAACTGGGTTGGATGATGTTGGTTTAGTAAACAAGGTTACTCATATTATTTCGGGTGATATGAAATTAAATATGCAAAGTCTTGTTATGGATGCGAAGGAAGGATTATTTGAAGGAACCATTAAAACCTTTGTAAAAAACACCGAACAATTAGAAACCTTATTAAGAAAATTGCGCGCCATGAAGGGCGTAATTTCTGTAACAAGATTAGAGAATTGA
- a CDS encoding transcriptional repressor: MKQENNTIFEEIKNIFSAHLETKGLRKTPERFAILEEIYSRTDHFDAESLYTHILQKNYRVSRATVYNTLELLLTCDLITKHQFGKNLAQYEKSYGYKQHDHIICVDCKKVVEFCDPRIQQIQSMMGDLLNFKITHHSLNMYGICGSCQKLREINELKAQEKSEV; this comes from the coding sequence ATGAAACAAGAAAACAATACCATCTTCGAAGAAATAAAAAATATTTTTTCTGCACATCTCGAAACCAAGGGTTTACGAAAAACTCCCGAACGATTCGCGATATTGGAGGAAATTTACAGCAGGACCGATCATTTTGATGCAGAAAGTTTATATACTCACATCCTCCAAAAAAACTACAGAGTGAGTCGTGCAACGGTTTACAACACGCTGGAGCTGCTTTTGACCTGCGATCTGATCACAAAACATCAGTTTGGAAAAAATCTGGCACAGTATGAAAAATCGTATGGATATAAACAACACGATCATATCATTTGTGTGGATTGCAAAAAAGTTGTCGAATTTTGTGACCCGAGGATACAACAGATCCAATCGATGATGGGTGATCTGTTGAATTTTAAAATAACACATCACTCGCTGAACATGTATGGCATCTGCGGAAGTTGTCAGAAGTTGCGCGAGATCAATGAATTAAAAGCACAGGAAAAATCAGAAGTGTAA
- a CDS encoding STAS domain-containing protein yields the protein MEFKIQKKKNHTLVIKLDGRLVGEFQTITLNDELKELIEDKYYRIIFDMSELEYINSTGLNFFLKVLTKVRKFDGEVVMCSLNKLLLELMVTTKLNSFFTIVDNVDEALEHLEKEKI from the coding sequence ATGGAATTCAAAATACAAAAAAAGAAAAATCACACATTAGTTATAAAACTTGACGGGAGATTAGTAGGCGAATTTCAAACCATAACCCTCAACGACGAACTTAAAGAACTGATAGAGGATAAATACTATCGCATCATTTTCGATATGAGCGAATTGGAATATATTAACAGCACCGGACTAAATTTTTTCCTAAAGGTATTAACCAAGGTTCGAAAATTTGATGGCGAAGTTGTGATGTGCTCCCTCAACAAATTATTACTTGAATTAATGGTAACCACTAAATTGAATTCCTTTTTTACAATTGTCGATAATGTTGATGAAGCGTTAGAGCATTTGGAAAAAGAGAAAATCTGA